The Gimesia sp. genome segment AAACCTAGCAGGAGTGGTAGATGGATGCAATCGCTGAGCTGAAATCCACGCCTGATTTCTGGATCCCGTGTTGAATTTCCGTAATCCGGCTTAGAACAGGCCTTCGATCAGTTCTCCGGCAGCGACCGGCGTGGGGCGGGCGAGCCGGGGGAAATAAGTCTGGTGAGCGTCGATGCCCAGTGCGTGATAAATGGATGTCGCGAAGTCCTCGGGTCGCCAGGGACGCGTGCTGGGCAGACTTCCTTTACGGTCGGTGGCACCAATCACAGTTCCTCGTTGCACAGGTCCGCCTGCCATGAGGACACTACCTGCATTCGGATAGTGATCGCGGCCTGCGGTGGCGTTGATTTTCGGTGTGCGTCCGAATTCACCCATCGCGACAACCAGGGTTGTGTCGAGCAGTCCCCGCTCATCCAGGTCATCCAGCAGGGCAGAGAGTGACGTATCCAGTTGAGGAACGTTTCCGGGGCCGGAGTAACTGTGCCAGCGTTTGCCTTTGGGCAGGTCGGCGGGAGGTTTGGAGAAGGTCATCATCGAATCGAAGAGCCAGCCGTGGTTGTCCCAGGTGCCGTTGGTTTTGGCATTCCCGAACAGTCCCCCCTGGACGGCTTGATTGATCGTCACAAAGCGGGCACCTGCTTCCACCAGGCGCCGGGCCAGCAGGACGCGTCGCCCGTAAATGTTATCGCCGTAGCGCTTGCGGGTCTGTATCGGTTCTTCTTCGAGGTTAACCGCTTTCTGCATTGCGCCGCTGGTCAGCATGGCGATGGCTTCGTCGGTGAATTTGTCGACCGATTCGAACTGCGAGTTCTGAATCTCCTGCAGGCGGCTCAGATTTTCCAGCTGCGCGAGCATTTCCAGTCGGTTTTCGAAACGGACCTGTGACAGGTTCAGGCCCCCCAGTTCCATTTCCGGTTTGCTGGGATCCCCTTTGAGATCGAAGGCGGAAAAAGCGGTGCCCAGGTAGCCGGGAGGATCGGTATATCGGGCGGCGACCGGCAGGCCCAGATGGGGAGGCACGCCGGGAACGCGGCTGCCGTACAGGGCCGAGACCAGACAACCAAAGTTGGGGAAATACTGTTTGCCCGTCGGTTTGAATCCACTGGCGACATGCTGAGAGCCGGTGCTGTGTGAGCCGCTCTTTCCCTGCCAGGAACGGATCAGCGCGACCTTGTCCATCCGCTGCGCCAACAGGGGGAGCTTCTCGCAGATTTGAATTCCAGGGACGTTGGTGTCGATCGGTTTCCAGGGACCACGGATTTCGGCGGGGGCTTCAGGCTTGGGATCGAAGGTCTCAAAATGGCTCGGCCCGCCTGCCAGGAAGATGAAGATACAGGAGATGTCCTGCTTACCCGATTCTTTGCCGTCGGACTGTTTCGCCTGGAGTAACTGCGGCAGATTCAGGCCGAACAGACCGACGCCGATCTGCATCGCCTGTCGTCGATTCAGCAGGTGTGGCGCACACATGCCACCCGTAGTCATTTCAGTCATCACGCGGGCCCCCTGGAATGGCTGGGAGTGACGGAGAACGCAATCGCTGCGGGCTGATTATATCAACGAAAATACATGTGATCCAGAGCAGTCGTGCTGTTGCCTGAAAAACAGATCAATCAGGGAAGGTTGGCCAGCATCGATGTCAGAGCCAGAATCCGGTAGTAATCGCGGGAACCGGAATACTGATATCCAAAGGGGATGACCCGCGGGTTGTACATGCGGTCATAATTTCCGAAGCCGCGGTATTGCAGTGAGCCAAAGCGGAACGAGGGACGATAGCCGTTGTAGTAGAAGGAATGACCGTGATAGGGAGAGCCGAACCAGTTGGAGCGAATCAGGTCACTATACATGTAGAGGGCCGGCACGGATTGCAGATTGGCAAAATAGCCGTTGGTGGCCAGGGGCCAGCTGCGGAAACCGTATTGAGCTGCCATTCGCTGAATCGAACGGTGTGGTGCTGTGCAGTGCTCGCATTCCTGTTCAGGAATCTGGGGAATGTCACGAGGCACAATCACGATGGTATCAGCAGCGTTCTCGGCTGAGGCCGGCTGCGTTTGATGCAAGGGAACCTGAATCTGTTTTGTCGCGTAGGAATTCAAACCCGGGGCAGGAGTGATCTCGATGGTCCAGGTATCGGCCGAAGCGGCTTTGCCTGGTGCTTTGAGTTGCGGAGTCTTTTCTGTGTCCGTCAGTTTGGGTTTCGGGGCTTCAATTGCGGCCCGGGTAGATTGCAGCAGGCTGCCACTCAGTAGGGCGGCGCAGACGAGGGTCAATGTCAGGTTCAGTTTCATGGCTCTTCGGAGGACTTCAGGTTATTGACTCGTGTTCAAAAAAGAGTGACTCAACTTTCCATCCTAGAGGGGCCTTTGGACCATTTACCAACATATTTCCCGGCCCGATGCGGAAAAAGGGATAAATTATGGCGTCATTCGGGCTCCGGGCGCGTGGGCGGCTTGATGGATGCTGTCTGGCAGATTACTCTGCCTATGCAGGGCTCTTTGAGAATGCGGAGTCCGAGCGAAACCGAACTATTTTAACGACTTGCAGTGGAGACAGACCGTGGCCGCAAAAGCCTGGGGAGGACGATTTCAACAGCAGACTGATGCCCGCGTTGAAGCGTTTACGGAATCAATCAGTTTTGACAGTCGGCTGGCGGCTGTCGATATCCAGGGCTCGCAGGCACACGCCCAGATGCTGGCCAAAGTGGGACTGATCACGGTTGACGAAAGCCGACAGATCGTGGAAACGCTGGATCAGATCGGTGCTGAGATCGCTGACGGGAAATTCGAATTCCGCTTTGAACTCGAAGACATCCACATGCACATCGAAAGTGCGCTGATCGAACGGATCGGCGACATCGGTCGCAAGCTGCACACCGGCCGCAGCCGGAACGATCAGGTATCGACCGACCTCAAGCTTTATACCCGGGGTGCCATCGAACGCGTTGACAGCCTGCTCAAGGATCTGCAGGTTGCCTTCGTCGAACGTTGTGAGCGTGACGCCGATCAGGTGCTGCCCGGCTTTACTCACCTGCAGCGGGCACAGCCGGTCAAAGCCGCTCATTACTGGCTGGCCTACTGCGAGAAGTTCGACCGGGATCGTCAGCGACTGGCCGACTGTCTTACCCGTGTGAATGTTTCTCCGCTGGGCGGGGCGGCACTCGCGGGAAGCTCACTGCCGATTGATCGACACTTTACCGCGGAACTGCTGGAATTCACTGACGTAGCCCGGAACAGTCTGGATATCTCGAGTGACCGCGACTACCTGGCTGAATTCTGTTTCTGCATGGCGATGATCGCTACTCATCTGAGTAACTGGGCCGAAGAATGGATCGCTTGGTTCTCGACTGAGTTCGGTTTTATCAAACTGCCTGATGCCTTCACCACTGGTTCGTCCATCATGCCACAAAAGCGGAACCCGGATGTGCTGGAACTGATCCGCGGTAAGTCGGCCCGACCGATTGCCGATGTGCAGCAGACACTGGTGCTGTTGAAAGGTCTGCCGATGGCCTACAACCGGGACATGCAGGAAGACAAGCTGGCAATGTTCGACGCTTACGACACGGTCGCTGCCTGTCTGGAACTGGCGGCTGCGATGGTCGAAGGGGCAGAACTGCAGGTCGAGACAATCAACGCCAAACTGGAAGACGGCTTCCTCGATGCGACTGCCCTGATGGAGTACCTGATCAAAAAAGGAACGCCGATGCGGACCGGGCACGGGATCGTCGGGAAACTGGTTTCGCTGTGTGAATCGCGGAATATCCGGCTGGCAGATCTGTCTCTGGAAGAACTGCAGCAGGCGTGTCCCGAGATCGAAGATGATATCTACCAGGTGCTGGGCGCCCGGAACGCAATGGCGGCACTCTGTAGCTTCGGTTCGGGGGGCGAAAAGCCGGTACAAGAGCAGACCGCTTACTGGAGAGAGAAGCTCGGTCTCTAAGTCAGACTGACTGGTGCCGACGAAACAATGGTCATGAGAAATATCAAACTGACACTGGCTTATGACGGATCGGAATATGCGGGCTGGCAGGTCCAGCCGAACGGTGTTTCGGTACAGAGCTGTGTGGAAGCGGCGATCGAAAAGCTGACGCAGCAGAAAACCGGGGTACTGGTGGCGGGACGCACCGATGCCGGCGTGCATGCGCTGGGGCAGGTGGCCAGTTTTCAGACCGAGTCGAAGATTCCCTGCAAGAATATCCAGACGGGGCTGCAGCGGTTTCTGCCGGACAGCATTTGCGTTCGGGAAGTAGCCGAAGTTGCCCCGGACTTTCATGCAACATACTCGGCGGTACAAAAGCGGTATCGCTATGTGATTCATAACAGCAGCGTCAATTTTCCATTTCTGAAACGTTATGTCTGTGAGTTCGGGCGGCCGCTGGATGCGGAGCAGATGCATGTTGGGGGACAGCATCTCTTAGGCAAACATGATTTCCGCTGCTTTGAATCGCATTTCCCGAACAAGGCGACCAGCGTACGAACGGTGAAGGAACTGACGGTACAGCGGACTTCGGTCTGGCCGGTGTGGGGCACGGATCCCGGGCTATCACACAGTGCCTCGAATTCGTCGGCGGAGTTTATTACGGTCGATATTGTCGCGGACGGTTTTCTGTACAATATGGTGCGGGCGATTGTGGGGACCCTGTTTGAAGTGGGCGTGGGACGCTGGGCACCCGGGAAAGTACGGGAGATTGTCGAATCGATGGATCGTTCCCAGGCGGGGGCCACAGCGCCGGCAAGCGGGCTCTATCTGGTTCAGGTTGACTACGGCGACTGATTTTTTCAAAGTAGATTAATCCAGACGTCCTGAATTGACGTTGAACCTTTGACCGGTGATCGCCAACACGAGTTTTAATCAGACCAAAAGGGAATTATGAGTCCGCAACCACCGCCTCTGCCTCCGCATGATGCTGATGAGCCGATTTTCCTCGAAGAGCCGTTCGGGGAAGAGGGGGAGCGGATTGATGGCGAAAAGGGGCATATCTTCCCCTGCGAAGGCTGCGGGTCTGATCTGATCTTCGATATCCATACCCAGAAGCTGAAGTGCCAGCATTGCGGGTTTGAAAAAGTGATCGGCATCGATCCCGATAAGGAAATCGAAGAGCAGGATTTCTACGGCATGCTGGCTCATCTGCAGGAGCTGCGCGAACAACAGTTAGATGTGGAAGACGAGGAGGAGGAGCAGGAGGTCCGCTGCGAAAGTTGCGGGGCGACGCTCCGCTTTGTGGGAACGCTGACCAGTTCGGAATGTCCTTACTGTGCCTCGCCGATTCAGCTGGATAAAGTGCACACTTCGGAGAAGCGGGTGCCCGTGGATGCGGTGCTGCCGTTTCAGGTGGATGAAGATCGATCGCGGCTGAATCTCAAGGCCTGGGTGAAGTCACTCTGGTTTGCACCGAATGATTTTGTGGAGAAGGGGGCCGAGGGACAGTTTCATGGCGTCTATCTGCCTTACTTCACTTTTGACAGCCTGACGAGCACGTATTACTCCGGACAACGGGGCGAATATTATTACGTGACGGTCGGGACCGGGAAGAATCGACGGCGCGAACGCCGGACCCGCTGGTATCCCGCCTCCGGCAACTTCCAGAGATTCTTTGACGATGTGGTGATTCTCGCATCATGGGGTCTGCCGCGACCGCTGATTCGGGCTCTGGAGCCGTTCCCCATGCATCTGCTGGTCCCTTTCAAACACGCTTATCTGGCGGGCTTCACGGCCCGGACATACGATGTCGAGCTCAAAGACGGTTTTGTGCTGGGGAAGCAGCGGATGGACGATGCCCTGTATTCGGAAGTCTGCAGCCGGATCGGTGGGGACACCCAGCGGGTGGATACGGTCCAGAGCCAGTATGATGCGATTACCTATAAACATCTGCTGTTGCCGCTCTGGCTGATGAGCTACAAGTATAAATGCAAACTGTACCAGGTGGCCGTCAATGCAGCGACGGGAGAAGTGAATGGGGAACGGCCTTACAGCTGGATTAAAATCACGCTGGCCTGCCTGGCCGCTGCCCTGGGCATCGGTGGTGGCACGTATCTGTTCAATCAATGATCGCGTTCGTCCGTCTATGAAGGCGTTCGTCAGGGGGCAGAACGGGTAGAAATCGTCCATTTTCACAAGCTGTGACGTGCGGGAGCATCGCATTTGTGGCGAGTCTTCAGAAATTGGAAACTGATGCCCCCAGTCGGTTGCCGATCCGGCAGTGTGGAGGTACAAAAAACAGAATAAATCTGCGAACTTCCACCTGGAGACAGGTTCACTGAGCCACATTCATAAGTTAAGGAGCGATAAAGAGATGAATCATCCGATTCGAGTTGCAGTTACCGGGGCAGCTGGCCAGATTGGTTACGCCATGTTATTCCGTCTGGCTTCCGGGCAGATCTTTGGCCCCGATCAGCCGGTAATCCTGCATCTGGTCGAAGTTCCTCCGGTTCTGTCCGCTCTGGACGGGGTGGAAATGGAACTGGAAGACTGTGCTTTCCCGACCCTGGCAGGTGTCGTCAAAGCAGACAGTGATCATCTGGAAGACGCATTCGCTGACTGTAACTTCGTGATCTGCGTGGGCAGTGTACCGCGTAAAGCAGGTATGGAGCGGGGCGATCTGATCCGGGTTAACGGTCCGATCTTCACCAGCACCGGACAGGCGATTCAGAACGCTGCTGCCGATGACGTGCGGGTTCTGGTTGTCGGAAACCCCTGTAATACCAACTGCCTGATCGCAATGGCCAATGCTCCCAAGGTTCCCCGCGATCGCTGGTACGCGATGACCCGTCTGGACGAAAACCGGGCCGTCACCCAGATCGCCAAAAAATCCGGTCAGCCTGTGACCGCAATCAAGAACATGAACATCTGGGGTAACCACTCCGCGACTCAGTTCCCGGACTTCTATCACGCTACTATTCACGGCAACCCGGTTCCGGAAATCATCGAAGATCACAACTGGCTGCGGGGCGAATTCATCGAAACTGTCCAGAAGCGTGGTGCGGCTGTGATCCAGGCCCGTGGTGCTTCCAGCGCCGCTTCCGCTGCGAATGCTGCCCTGGATACGATCAAGAGCATCATCACTCCTACCCCGCTGGGCGAGAGCTTCAGTGCTGCTGTCTGCAGTGATGGCAGCTACGGTGTGGATGAAGGTCTGATCTTCGGTTACCCGCTGACCAGCGACGGCAACACCTGGAAGATCGTCGAAGGCATCGAGCACGATGACTTCGCCATGGAAAAATTCAACGCGACCCTGCAGGAACTGCGGGAAGAACGGGACGTCGTTCGCGACCTGCTGCCGGAGTAATTCGGTTTCGCGTTTCAGTCTTAGTGAAAGAGTCACGATCTCCCGGCGTGGCTCTTTCTCTTTTTACACTTACTGTTTTTTCTGATTTCTCGATGTGAGACGCTCATGCAGCCTGAAGAATTACGCCAAATCGATAACGAACACCTCTGGCATCCGTTTACCCAGATGCAGGGGCATCGTGCGGAAAACGTCCCCCTGATTGAATCCGGGGACGGGTTTTACCTGATCGACGTCGAAGGACAACGCTACCTGGATGGCGTCTCTTCACTGTGGTGTAACGTGCACGGGCATCGCGTGCCGGAACTGGATCAGGCTGTGCGGGATCAACTCGACCGCATTGCCCATTCCACACTGCTGGGGCTGGGAAGCGTGCCCTCCATCGAGCTGGCGGGAGAACTGGTTAAACGGGCGCCGGAAGGGCTGACCAAAGTCTTTTACTCAGACAGCGGCTCTACCGCGGTTGAAATTGCCCTCAAGATGGCGTTTCAGTATCACAATCAGAAACCAAAGCCTGATGCCCAGTCGCGGGATCTATTTGCCTGCATGCAGCACGCTTATCACGGTGACACAATTGGTTCCGTGAGTGTCGGCGGGATTTCCATTTTTCACGAGATCTTCGGGAAACTGCTGTTCCATTCGGTGCAGATGCCCTGTCCGGCGGCCTATCATCGTCCTGAAGGGATGAGCGAAGCTGAGTATCATGCACACTGCTACGCGGAGCTGGAACGACTGCTGGCAGAAAACCATACACGGCTGGCGGCGTTTGTGATCGAGCCGCTGGTGCAGGGAGCCGCCGGCATGCAGATGCATCCGCCCGGTTATTTAAAACGGGTACGGGAGCTCACAACCCGCTATGGCATTCCGCTGATTGCCGACGAAGTGGCAGTCGGGCTGGGGCGGACGGGGACCATGTTCGCCTGCGAGCAGGAAGGGGTGACGCCCGATTTCCTCTGTCTGGCCAAAGGGATTACAGGCGGCTATCTGCCCCTGGCGGTCACGATGACCACCGATGAAATCGCGGCGGCGTTTGAAGGTG includes the following:
- a CDS encoding DUF1501 domain-containing protein; its protein translation is MTEMTTGGMCAPHLLNRRQAMQIGVGLFGLNLPQLLQAKQSDGKESGKQDISCIFIFLAGGPSHFETFDPKPEAPAEIRGPWKPIDTNVPGIQICEKLPLLAQRMDKVALIRSWQGKSGSHSTGSQHVASGFKPTGKQYFPNFGCLVSALYGSRVPGVPPHLGLPVAARYTDPPGYLGTAFSAFDLKGDPSKPEMELGGLNLSQVRFENRLEMLAQLENLSRLQEIQNSQFESVDKFTDEAIAMLTSGAMQKAVNLEEEPIQTRKRYGDNIYGRRVLLARRLVEAGARFVTINQAVQGGLFGNAKTNGTWDNHGWLFDSMMTFSKPPADLPKGKRWHSYSGPGNVPQLDTSLSALLDDLDERGLLDTTLVVAMGEFGRTPKINATAGRDHYPNAGSVLMAGGPVQRGTVIGATDRKGSLPSTRPWRPEDFATSIYHALGIDAHQTYFPRLARPTPVAAGELIEGLF
- the argH gene encoding argininosuccinate lyase — protein: MAAKAWGGRFQQQTDARVEAFTESISFDSRLAAVDIQGSQAHAQMLAKVGLITVDESRQIVETLDQIGAEIADGKFEFRFELEDIHMHIESALIERIGDIGRKLHTGRSRNDQVSTDLKLYTRGAIERVDSLLKDLQVAFVERCERDADQVLPGFTHLQRAQPVKAAHYWLAYCEKFDRDRQRLADCLTRVNVSPLGGAALAGSSLPIDRHFTAELLEFTDVARNSLDISSDRDYLAEFCFCMAMIATHLSNWAEEWIAWFSTEFGFIKLPDAFTTGSSIMPQKRNPDVLELIRGKSARPIADVQQTLVLLKGLPMAYNRDMQEDKLAMFDAYDTVAACLELAAAMVEGAELQVETINAKLEDGFLDATALMEYLIKKGTPMRTGHGIVGKLVSLCESRNIRLADLSLEELQQACPEIEDDIYQVLGARNAMAALCSFGSGGEKPVQEQTAYWREKLGL
- the truA gene encoding tRNA pseudouridine(38-40) synthase TruA, encoding MRNIKLTLAYDGSEYAGWQVQPNGVSVQSCVEAAIEKLTQQKTGVLVAGRTDAGVHALGQVASFQTESKIPCKNIQTGLQRFLPDSICVREVAEVAPDFHATYSAVQKRYRYVIHNSSVNFPFLKRYVCEFGRPLDAEQMHVGGQHLLGKHDFRCFESHFPNKATSVRTVKELTVQRTSVWPVWGTDPGLSHSASNSSAEFITVDIVADGFLYNMVRAIVGTLFEVGVGRWAPGKVREIVESMDRSQAGATAPASGLYLVQVDYGD
- a CDS encoding malate dehydrogenase, with the protein product MNHPIRVAVTGAAGQIGYAMLFRLASGQIFGPDQPVILHLVEVPPVLSALDGVEMELEDCAFPTLAGVVKADSDHLEDAFADCNFVICVGSVPRKAGMERGDLIRVNGPIFTSTGQAIQNAAADDVRVLVVGNPCNTNCLIAMANAPKVPRDRWYAMTRLDENRAVTQIAKKSGQPVTAIKNMNIWGNHSATQFPDFYHATIHGNPVPEIIEDHNWLRGEFIETVQKRGAAVIQARGASSAASAANAALDTIKSIITPTPLGESFSAAVCSDGSYGVDEGLIFGYPLTSDGNTWKIVEGIEHDDFAMEKFNATLQELREERDVVRDLLPE
- the bioA gene encoding adenosylmethionine--8-amino-7-oxononanoate transaminase: MQPEELRQIDNEHLWHPFTQMQGHRAENVPLIESGDGFYLIDVEGQRYLDGVSSLWCNVHGHRVPELDQAVRDQLDRIAHSTLLGLGSVPSIELAGELVKRAPEGLTKVFYSDSGSTAVEIALKMAFQYHNQKPKPDAQSRDLFACMQHAYHGDTIGSVSVGGISIFHEIFGKLLFHSVQMPCPAAYHRPEGMSEAEYHAHCYAELERLLAENHTRLAAFVIEPLVQGAAGMQMHPPGYLKRVRELTTRYGIPLIADEVAVGLGRTGTMFACEQEGVTPDFLCLAKGITGGYLPLAVTMTTDEIAAAFEGEHTDYNAFYHGHTYTGNALACAAALATLELFDSQNTLANVKANEQILADRLAELKDHPHVGEVRHKGTMVGIELVANRETREAFPADRRMGHQVTLAAREQGVIIRPLGDVVILMPAPGMPGAQIHELCDVVFAAIDKAISLQVA